The sequence TCATCAGTCATACTCATATCGATCATTTTTCCAACTTTGATGGTATTTTCAGACATCAGATTGGCAGTGGTGAAAAAGTTGTGATCTGTGGACCGAAAAATATCCATCAGCAAATTGAGGCAAGATTAAAATCCTACACCTGGAACTTAATAGATGAAAATGCCATTGAATACGAAATTCATGAAATTATTTCCAAAGAAGAAATCAACATCTATACGCTTCATCCTCCTTACTGGAATGCTGAATATGTAAAGACACAGAATTTTCTATTTGAAGATGAATATGTAAATGTGGATTTTGCTATTCTGGATCATAAGACAGACTCTATTGCCTATTTGTTTAAAGAAAAAGATTCAGTGACTTTTCATGACAATGCCTCTGATTTTAGGAAAGGAAAATGGATCAGTGAATTGAAAACCGCTTTTGAAAATAATGATCTTGAAAAAGAAATTGAAATAGAAGAAACCTTGTATAAAGCATCAGATCTGTTCTATATGCTAACCCGAAATGAAGGCTACAAATTAGGCGTTATCATGGATCATGCTGTAGATGAAGATAATTATAAAAAGATAAAAGCCGTTTTCAATAATGCAGATAAAGTCTATATTGAAACCTTTTACAAGGATACGGATCAGGAGTTCGCCAAGATCAATTATCACAGTTTTGCCTCTGCATCTGGAAAAATCATGAATGAATGTAAGGTGAAAGAAGCCATTCCGATCCACTTTTCAAGAAGATATACAGAAAGCGATCAGGAAGAAATTGAGACTGCTTTTTATAAAGCATTTCAAAATTAAAAATCATAGTATCCCCTTCACAAAACCTCTGTTGAAGACGTAATATTCCCATCTTACGGAGGAATGTCAAATCGTAGATTTGACGGGGTGGTTCTAGGAACAACTAATAACAAAAAATTAAAAAAATGAAACCCAATATATTTTTTACAGCTGACCATCACTTTGGTCATGAAAATATTATACGATTCTCTGAAAGACCATTTGAATCCTTGGAGCAGATGAATTTAGAATTAATTAAAAGATGGAATGAGAGAATCAATCCCGGAGATACCGTCTATCATTTAGGAGATCTCAGTCTTGGAAAACCGGATTTTACAAAGGAAATCTTAGATCAACTGAACGGAAACATCCATTTAATCAAAGGTAATCATGAAGGTGCAGCTTTAACGTATCCTAAAAGATTTTCCTCCATCAGGGATTATCACGAACTGAGAATTGATGAACCGGATAATCAAAACGGGAAACAGAAAATTATTCTCTTCCATTATGCCATGCGTACCTGGAATGGATCACACCGTGGAGTCTGGCAATTATACGGGCACTCACACGGAACATTGCCGGATGATGAGATGGCATTGAGTTTCGATGTAGGTGTAGATTGCCACGATTTTTACCCGATTTCCTACGAAGAAGTTAAGGAAGTCATGAAAAATAAAAAATGGACACCGCCGTTTGGGCCTCGAGAGTAAATGAGCAAGAGGGTTTTGGGATAAAAAGAAAATTTCTGGAACCTCCTTGCCCTCATTAATACATTTTACACAACCATGAAAACAACTCATGAAATAATAATTGTCGATTTGGAAGCAACCTGTTGGGAAAACGACAGGATTCCAATCGGACAGAAAGTAGATATTATCGAAATGGGAATTTGTAAGTTGGATCTGATATCCAATACTATTTCTCAAAAACAAAGCATTTATGTCATTCCCGAAAGATCAGCAATCAATAGATTTTGTACAAAACTAACGGGGATTACACCACAATTGATAGAAGAAAAAGGAATCTATTTCGAAGAAGCCTGTGCGAAGATCAGAGATGAATATGATACTGAATCGCTCACCTGGGCCGGATATGGAAACTTCGATAGAGAACAGATCATTGAACAATGTGATTGGCTTGGAATCGAAAATCCTTTTTCAGGGCAATACCTGAATGTAATGTACGAATTCAAAAGACATTTCAGACTGCAAAAATCTCTAGGACTGAAAAGAGCCCTGGATTACCTGAACATGAATTTCGATGGCAATCATCATAGTGGAGCAGACGATGCTTACAATACAGCCAAAATACTGAATAAGATTTTGGAATAATAATTTGGATGGAAGAAGAAAACTCAAAGCCAGACATTACTTCTATCTTTTAATCTTAAATAAAAAACAATGAAAACAACAGAAAATATACTTATTATAGACCTTGAGGCCACGTGTTGGGACAACCGACCGCCAAGAGGTCAGGAAAGCGAGATCATCGAAATTGGCATTTGTATTATGAATGCAAAAACCGGAAAGATCTCCCAGAATGAGGGGATTTTAATAAAACCTCAATACTCAAAAGTGAGCCCGTTCTGTACGGAACTTACCACCCTTACCCAAAATATGTTGGATAATGAGGGAATTATGCTGGATGATGCATTTGATATTCTGAGAGCAGAATACGATTCAGAAGAATTAACCTGGGCAAGCTATGGAAACTATGATCTGAATATGCTTCAGGATCAGGCCAGAAGATTTTATGTGGATTATCCGTTAAGTGATGACCATATCAATGTCAAAACATTATTTGGAGAAATTCATCCTACGGTAAGAAAGAGCGTAGGAATGCAAAGAGCATTGAATGAACTTGGATTTAAATTAGATGGCACCCACCACAGAGGAGTAGATGATGCCAGAAATATCGCCAAGATCTTACATTGGTGTTTGCAGAATAATTAAAATGCAATACAGATCACATCATTGATAGTAAGAGACTGTTCCAGAGCGTTCAGTCTCTTTTTTTATATGTTACTTTATTTTTATAATTTACCTTTGATAAAAATTGTATCCCTTGGAGGAACTCGTCAAATTACTGGAACATACCAACAGAAGTGTATTCTTGACAGGAAAAGCAGGAACAGGAAAAACAACCTTCCTGAATAATTTTGTAAAGACAACCCGTAAAAAACATGTTATTGTTGCTCCTACAGGAATTGCAGCAATCAATGTCGGTGGGGTAACCATACATTCGCTGTTTGGTATTCCGTCTCGAACATTTGTTCCTACTACTGAGCCTGTTGATCCTAATCTTGCAATGAATATTAATGAGCTGTTTCCTCACTTTAAGTATAGAAAAGAAAAGCTGGATCTTTTTCGGGAAATTGAACTGATTATCATGGATGAAGTATCTATGCTGAGAGCTGATTTATTAGATATGATGGATCATTCATTAAGAAGAGTAAGACGAAATCAGTTACCATTCGGGGGAGTACAGTTGTTGTTAGTGGGGGATTTATATCAATTACCACCTGTGGTAAGAGATGATTCTGAACGGATTTTATCAAAATTCTATGAAACTCCATTTTTCTTTTCAGCCAAAGCGTTGCAGAATGTACGGTTAATCACAGTAGAACTCACCACAGTTTATCGCCAGCAGGATGAGGAATTTCTGGAAATACTGGATGCTGTCCGGCATGCAGACTTCCACGAATTAGATTTTGAAAAACTGAATTCCAGATACAATCCCAACTTTGAGCCTGAAAATGAAACCTATATTCATTTATGCTCTCATAATCGGATTGCAGATCATATTAATCAGAAAAAACTCGCAGCATTAGAAGAAGAATCTTTGTTTTATACAGCTTCAGTAATTGGTGAATTTAAAGAAACCCAATATCCTATGGAGGAAACATTGAAGCTAAAAGTAGGGGCGCAGATTATGTTTATCAGAAATGACTCATCACCTGAAAAGAACTTTTATAATGGGAAATTAGCTGAAATTTCCTATCTCGATGAAGATACCATAAAGGTGATATTGGCTGAAAGTAAAAAAGAGATTATCGTGACCACCGAAGTCTGGGAGCAGAAAAGATATACGCTGGATACTGACAAAAATATTAAAACAGATGTATTGGGAAGTTTTGAACAATATCCTATACGTTTAGCATGGGCAGTTACCATTCATAAAAGCCAGGGTCTGACGTTTGATCGTGTCATTATTGATGCCGGAAGATCCTTTGCCAGTGGGCAGGTATATGTGGCATTAAGCCGCTGCCGTACCCTAAGCGGAATCGTTCTGAAATCTGAAATTTCTCAGAATGTCATATTCAAAGACCAAAGAATTGAAGACTTTCAAAACGCTACCCATGTTAATGATCATTTACCTCAGATCATTGAGCATGAAAAATATGATTACACATTATATAAAGTTCAGATGACGGTAGATACAGGTTGGTTAAAAGAAGCGGTCATGAGCTGGAAAGAGATAACCTTTACTGCAGGAATCCCGGATTCAGAAAAGGTCAATACACTGTCTGATGAGTTTGAAAGAGAAAGTGAATATCTTTTTAAAGTAGCTGAAAAGTTTAAAAAAGTGATCCGTTTGAAATTAGCAGATTTTATTGGAAGAGAAATTCAGTGGATGGAGGTTGAAGTAAAATGCCAGGGTGCTATCAACTTTTTCTATAAAAATGTCGCTGAGAAGTTCTTTTTGCCTCTGAAAAATCTTTATTCAGATACTATAGGGATCAAAGGCTTAAAAACCTTCAACGAAGAAACGAAAATATTTCTACACGATCTCGAAGAATACCTTGAAAAGCTCAAGTCTTGTTATTTGTTCGATCATCTTTTATTCGATCAGGAAATTGAAATAGATACTTCCGTAAAAGTTGTTAAAAGACCGACTCATATAATCACCTTTGAGCTATTTGATGAGGGAATACTTCCCTTTGAAATTGCAGAAAAGAGAAATCTTACCCTTGCAACAGTATATAGGCACCTTGTCAAAATGGGATTAACAGAAGTAGAGCATACTTTTAAACAGTAACGCAGCCAAAAGCTATGCACTTATTTTTGAGATCAATATAGTAATTTGGTTACAGATAAGTTGATACAATTCTTTTGGAACAGAATGTCCCATTCCTTCCATCAACAAAAATTTTGCATTGGGAATAGCATCTGCAATATCTTTTCCACAATCAAAGTGGAAAATAAGATCCTGAGTTCCATGGATAACCAAAGTTGGGGCTTCAATTTTCTTCAGAACTTCCCGGTCATACTGATAGGTAGCCATAGCCAACAGTTGTCTTATAATTCCATATTTTGTTTTTGAACGGTTGAGTTCTTCTTCAATCATTTTGATTTCTAAGCTTTCATCCCATTCATATAAATTTCCTGAAATTCTCTTAGCAAAAAGTAATTTTTCCTCAATATAATCCTCTTTATTCAAGGTTGGATCGGAAGAAGGTTTCATCATCATAGCCATCACTTCCGGATCAGAAGGAGGTAATGCGGGATTTAGAGATGTTGACATGATAATTGTTAATGATAAAACTCTTTCAGGAAAGTAAGAACCTAATAATTGTGCAATGATTCCTCCCATGGATCTTCCGGTAAAATGAGCCTTGTCAATTTGTAAATAATCAAGTAAACCAATCACATCTTTTGCCATATCCATCAAAGAATAAGGGATATTTTCCGCTTTGATATTAGAAAAAAATTCCTGATGATTTCCGTTAAAATTTAGTTCCTTTTCAGTTGGAAAAATTGACATCCCGGAATCTCTGTTGTCCAATCGAATGACTCGGAAGTTTTGTTTTACCAATAATTGGCAAAAAGAGTCGTCCCAGCGAATCATCTGACTTCCTAATCCGGCAATCAGTACAATAGTCTGTTGATGCTCTGCTCCTAAAATTTCATAGCATATATCAACGCCGTTTATTCTGACACTATGATTCATGATGTATAAATTTCACCATTAATTTCTGATATTGCAGTTTGCTCAGCCTTTAAGATTTCCTGACGATAGTTGATATATTTATTTTCCTGATAGGGAATAGTGACAATAAATTCAAAACTGAAATTGTCACTTCCATATTCATTCCAATCCTTTTGGAGTTGGGTATTAGCGAATAATCCACTATTTAATACAAACTTCATTTTATTCACCAGTGCTTCAAGATTTAAAGCTCCCTTAAGGTATTGCTTTCCGGTCCTATTATTTTTTACAGAAAGTACACCCATTGTAATAATTTGGTTTTTGGCTTTTTCACGAAGCTGTTGCTTTATAGCATTTTTCATATAACTTATTATGTATAGAGTTAATAGGGTAGAAGTTGAAAGGATGACGTGATTATGATATAACAAATACCTTCTAACTTATTTAATATTTCCGCCTAGTTCAGATAAAAGCCCGGAAGCGGTTTGTAAAGATTTATTCTTTTTGGAAAGAAGAATATCGTTTGTAGCAAGTTCTGCAGTTATTTTAGCTTCTTCAAATATCTTTTTACCATTAAGAGTAATCAAAACATAGCTTACTCTGGCGTCTCTTTCATTTGTTTCTCTGGTTACCAATCCTACTTTTTCCAGAGGATTCAGTAAGCGAGTGATACCGGAAGCTGTAACTCCTATTTTTTCAGCCAGATCAATCCTACGCATTTTACTTTCAGGTGATTGACTGAGGATATAAAGAATTACAAAATCATTGAATCCCAATCCATGAGCACTCAAAGAATCAAACTTTCTGGCTATAACTGATTGAACTTTGTTAATGTTCATTAAAAATAATAATTCAGGACTTATCATTGAAAAGTATTTGAGTTGTCAATTAATTATATTTTGCAAATATATAAATATTAATGAATTAATAATGTTTTTTAATGAAGTAAATAATAAATAGAGTAGAAACGGGGTAAGAAGT is a genomic window of Chryseobacterium nakagawai containing:
- a CDS encoding GIY-YIG nuclease family protein; its protein translation is MKNAIKQQLREKAKNQIITMGVLSVKNNRTGKQYLKGALNLEALVNKMKFVLNSGLFANTQLQKDWNEYGSDNFSFEFIVTIPYQENKYINYRQEILKAEQTAISEINGEIYTS
- a CDS encoding 3'-5' exonuclease, producing the protein MKTTENILIIDLEATCWDNRPPRGQESEIIEIGICIMNAKTGKISQNEGILIKPQYSKVSPFCTELTTLTQNMLDNEGIMLDDAFDILRAEYDSEELTWASYGNYDLNMLQDQARRFYVDYPLSDDHINVKTLFGEIHPTVRKSVGMQRALNELGFKLDGTHHRGVDDARNIAKILHWCLQNN
- a CDS encoding metallophosphoesterase family protein, with amino-acid sequence MKPNIFFTADHHFGHENIIRFSERPFESLEQMNLELIKRWNERINPGDTVYHLGDLSLGKPDFTKEILDQLNGNIHLIKGNHEGAALTYPKRFSSIRDYHELRIDEPDNQNGKQKIILFHYAMRTWNGSHRGVWQLYGHSHGTLPDDEMALSFDVGVDCHDFYPISYEEVKEVMKNKKWTPPFGPRE
- a CDS encoding alpha/beta fold hydrolase; the protein is MNHSVRINGVDICYEILGAEHQQTIVLIAGLGSQMIRWDDSFCQLLVKQNFRVIRLDNRDSGMSIFPTEKELNFNGNHQEFFSNIKAENIPYSLMDMAKDVIGLLDYLQIDKAHFTGRSMGGIIAQLLGSYFPERVLSLTIIMSTSLNPALPPSDPEVMAMMMKPSSDPTLNKEDYIEEKLLFAKRISGNLYEWDESLEIKMIEEELNRSKTKYGIIRQLLAMATYQYDREVLKKIEAPTLVIHGTQDLIFHFDCGKDIADAIPNAKFLLMEGMGHSVPKELYQLICNQITILISKISA
- a CDS encoding MBL fold metallo-hydrolase; this translates as MLQAEIKSLLKEDISILIKIPNSGKHYVCDCGEASLLTVKEAQAISAIFISHTHIDHFSNFDGIFRHQIGSGEKVVICGPKNIHQQIEARLKSYTWNLIDENAIEYEIHEIISKEEINIYTLHPPYWNAEYVKTQNFLFEDEYVNVDFAILDHKTDSIAYLFKEKDSVTFHDNASDFRKGKWISELKTAFENNDLEKEIEIEETLYKASDLFYMLTRNEGYKLGVIMDHAVDEDNYKKIKAVFNNADKVYIETFYKDTDQEFAKINYHSFASASGKIMNECKVKEAIPIHFSRRYTESDQEEIETAFYKAFQN
- a CDS encoding MarR family winged helix-turn-helix transcriptional regulator, with product MNINKVQSVIARKFDSLSAHGLGFNDFVILYILSQSPESKMRRIDLAEKIGVTASGITRLLNPLEKVGLVTRETNERDARVSYVLITLNGKKIFEEAKITAELATNDILLSKKNKSLQTASGLLSELGGNIK
- a CDS encoding 3'-5' exonuclease, producing MKTTHEIIIVDLEATCWENDRIPIGQKVDIIEMGICKLDLISNTISQKQSIYVIPERSAINRFCTKLTGITPQLIEEKGIYFEEACAKIRDEYDTESLTWAGYGNFDREQIIEQCDWLGIENPFSGQYLNVMYEFKRHFRLQKSLGLKRALDYLNMNFDGNHHSGADDAYNTAKILNKILE
- a CDS encoding AAA family ATPase; amino-acid sequence: MEELVKLLEHTNRSVFLTGKAGTGKTTFLNNFVKTTRKKHVIVAPTGIAAINVGGVTIHSLFGIPSRTFVPTTEPVDPNLAMNINELFPHFKYRKEKLDLFREIELIIMDEVSMLRADLLDMMDHSLRRVRRNQLPFGGVQLLLVGDLYQLPPVVRDDSERILSKFYETPFFFSAKALQNVRLITVELTTVYRQQDEEFLEILDAVRHADFHELDFEKLNSRYNPNFEPENETYIHLCSHNRIADHINQKKLAALEEESLFYTASVIGEFKETQYPMEETLKLKVGAQIMFIRNDSSPEKNFYNGKLAEISYLDEDTIKVILAESKKEIIVTTEVWEQKRYTLDTDKNIKTDVLGSFEQYPIRLAWAVTIHKSQGLTFDRVIIDAGRSFASGQVYVALSRCRTLSGIVLKSEISQNVIFKDQRIEDFQNATHVNDHLPQIIEHEKYDYTLYKVQMTVDTGWLKEAVMSWKEITFTAGIPDSEKVNTLSDEFERESEYLFKVAEKFKKVIRLKLADFIGREIQWMEVEVKCQGAINFFYKNVAEKFFLPLKNLYSDTIGIKGLKTFNEETKIFLHDLEEYLEKLKSCYLFDHLLFDQEIEIDTSVKVVKRPTHIITFELFDEGILPFEIAEKRNLTLATVYRHLVKMGLTEVEHTFKQ